The following proteins come from a genomic window of Sebastes fasciatus isolate fSebFas1 chromosome 6, fSebFas1.pri, whole genome shotgun sequence:
- the cdk7 gene encoding cyclin-dependent kinase 7 codes for MALDVRSRNKRYEKLDFLGEGQFATVYKARDKNNDTIVAIKKIKVGHRTEAKDGINRTALREIKLLQELQHPNIIGLLDAFGHKSNISLVFDFMETDLEVIIKDTSLCLTPANIKAYILMTLQGLEYMHQHWVLHRDLKPNNLLLDGSGVLKLADFGLAKAFGSPNRVYTHQVVTRWYRSPELLFGARMYGVGVDMWAVGCILAELLLRIPFLAGDSDLDQLTKIFEALGTPTEETWPGMNSLPDYVSFKIFPGTPLEHIFTAAGDDLLELLQALFTFNPLTRTTASQALKMRYFSNRPGPTPGPLLPRPNCAAEALREKETIGLKRKIEGLETTVMKKKLIF; via the exons GTACAAAGCCAGAGACAAAAACAACGATACCATAGTTGCCATTAAAAAG aTTAAAGTTGGCCACAGAACTGAGGCTAAAGATG GTATCAATAGGACTGCTCTTCGAGAGATCAAACTGCTGCAGGAACTGCAGCATCCAAATATCATTGGG CTGCTGGATGCcttcggacacaaatctaacatCAGCCTGGTGTTTGATTTCATGGAGACAGATCTGGAG gtgatcATTAAAGACACCAGCCTATGCCTGACTCCGGCCAACATCAAAGCCTACATCCTCATGACTCTACAGGGATTAGAGTATATGCACCAACACTGGGTCCTACACAGG GATCTGAAGCCCAATAATCTGCTGTTGGACGGCAGCGGAGTGTTAAAGTTGGCTGATTTTGGTTTGGCCAAAGCGTTTGGCAGTCCCAACAGAGTCTACACACATCAAGTTGTTACCAG GTGGTACCGCTCCCCTGAGCTCCTGTTTGGTGCCAGGATGTACGGTGTGGGTGTTGACATGTGGGCAGTGGGATGCATCTTGGCAGAGTTGCTCCTTCGG ATACCGTTCCTCGCTGGAGACTCAGATCTTGACCAGCTGACTAAGATCTTTGAGGCCCTTGGGACGCCTACAGAAGAGACGTGGCCT GGGATGAATAGTCTACCAGACTATGTGTCCTTCAAGATATTTCCTGGCACACCTCTGGAACATATATTCACTGCAGCTGGCGACGACTTACTGGAGCTGCTACAGGCCTTGTTCACCTTTAACCCCTTGACGAGGACCACAGCTTCACAG GCTTTGAAGATGAGGTACTTCAGTAATCGACCTGGTCCCACTCCTGGTCCCCTACTCCCCCGACCCAACTGTGCAGCTGAGGCTCTGAGGGAGAAGGAAACAATCGGGCTCAAGAGGAAAATCGAGGGCCTGGAGACAA cTGTGATGAAGAAGAAGCTCATTTTCTGA